A stretch of the Argentina anserina chromosome 6, drPotAnse1.1, whole genome shotgun sequence genome encodes the following:
- the LOC126799124 gene encoding amino acid transporter AVT6A-like translates to MTIGTIAPKKERKSRKNKAIVDENAPLLPKCGEDGGFDEFNGASFTGAVFNLSTTIVGAGIMALPATMKVLGLGLGITMIILMAFLTEASIELILRFSRAGKSSSYGGLMGDAFGKYGKILLQVAVLINNLGVLIVYMIIIGDVLSGTSSSEGHHAGVLEGWFGVHWWTGRGIVLLVTTLGIFAPLASFKRIDSLSFTSALSVGLAVVFLVITVGITVIKLIDGSIGMPRLLPDVSDVSSFIKCFTVVPVLVTAYICHYNVHSIDNELEDSTQIRGVVQTSLALCSSVYIMTSLFGFLLFGDGTLDDVLANFDADLGIPYGTFLNDAVRVSYAAHLMLVFPVVFFPLRLNLDGLLFPSSRPLVLSNMRFALVTVGLIGIIFLGANFIPSIWDAFQFTGATAAVCIGFIFPAAITLKDRHNIATQKDKILSIVMIVLAVFSNVVAIYSDAYALFKNAKTPSPRE, encoded by the exons ATGACAATTGGGACTATTGCACCGAAGAAGGAGAGGAAGTCAAGAAAGAACAAAGCAATTGTTGATGAAAATGCTCCTTTGCTGCCCAAATGTGGGGAAGATGGTGGGTTTGATGAGTTTAATGGAGCTTCATTTACTGGGGCTGTTTTCAACTTATCAACCACAATTGTTGGTGCTGGAATCATGGCTTTGCCTGCAACCATGAAAGTGTTGGGTCTTGGTCTTGGGATTACTATGATCATACTTATGGCCTTCTTGACTGAGGCTTCAATTGAGCTGATACTGAGGTTCAGCCGAGCTGGAAAGTCCTCTTCCTATGGAGGCCTGATGGGGGATGCCTTTGGAAAATATGGGAAAATATTGTTGCAGGTAGCTGTGCTGATCAACAATCTTGGCGTGCTCATTGTGTACATGATTATTATCG GTGACGTGCTCTCCGGAACATCTTCTAGTGAAGGCCACCATGCGGGTGTGCTTGAAGGATGGTTTGGAGTACATTGGTGGACCGGGCGTGGCATTGTTCTTCTTGTAACAACACTTGGAATATTTGCTCCATTGGCAAGCTTTAAACGAATTG ATTCATTGAGCTTCACATCTGCCTTATCCGTTGGCCTAGCAGTTGTGTTTCTTGTTATTACTGTTGGAATCACAGTTATCAAGTTGATTGATGGAAGTATTGGGATGCCCAGGTTGCTGCCCGATGTTAGTGATGTTTCATCATTCATCAAATGCTTCACTGTAGTGCCTGTTCTAGTTACTGCTTACATCTGTCACTACAATG TTCATAGCATTGACAATGAACTTGAAGACTCCACACAGATTAGAGGGGTTGTGCAAACGTCACTTGCTCTGTGCTCATCCGTATACATAATGACAAGCCTTTTTGGGTTCCTCCTATTTGGGGATGGAACTCTTGATGATGTGCTTGCCAACTTTGATGCTGACCTTGGCATTCCTTACGGTACCTTCCTTAATGATGCTGTTCGAGTCAGTTATGCTGCCCACCTTATGCTTGTATTTCCTGTCGTCTTCTTCCCGTTGCGGCTCAACTTGGATGGCCTCCTCTTTCCCTCTTCCAGGCCTTTGGTTCTCAGCAACATGAGATTTGCACTGGTCACAGTTGGGCTGATTGGTATTATCTTCTTGGGTGCAAACTTTATACCCAGCATCTGGGACGCTTTCCAGTTCACTGGAGCAACTGCTGCAGTTTGCATTGGTTTCATCTTCCCTGCTGCAATTACTCTCAA GGATCGACACAACATAGCAACTCAGAAGGATAAGATCTTGAGTATTGTTATGATTGTCCTTGCTGTATTCTCAAATGTGGTGGCGATATATAGCGATGCCTATGCCTTGTTCAAGAATGCCAAGACTCCATCACCTCGCGAATGA